One Epidermidibacterium keratini DNA segment encodes these proteins:
- a CDS encoding TatD family hydrolase has translation MSRKRDGEAPPLPEPLPAPIVDNHTHLDIVLESVDSSTGAELDKAQSVGVDRIVQVGTTLQSSVWAAQLAASDDRVLAAIAVHPNDAPRLDARELDAALAELDQLAGQQRVRAVGETGLDFYRTRDDEALKVQEQSFRRHIDLAKRHGLALMIHDRDAHDDVFAVLESEGAPDTVVFHCFSGDAAMARRCADLGYYMSFAGNTTFAKSTDLREAAVVAPRELLMLETDAPFLTPTPYRGRPNSPYLTALTARAIADERGDDLGELCVAVSENAERVYGSWA, from the coding sequence CGCACCTGGACATCGTGCTGGAGTCGGTCGACTCGAGCACCGGCGCTGAGCTGGACAAGGCGCAGTCGGTTGGAGTCGACCGCATCGTGCAGGTGGGTACGACGCTGCAGTCCTCGGTGTGGGCCGCGCAGCTGGCAGCCAGCGATGACCGCGTGCTGGCGGCGATCGCCGTACACCCCAACGATGCGCCGCGGCTGGATGCTCGCGAGCTCGATGCCGCGCTCGCCGAGCTTGACCAACTGGCTGGCCAGCAGCGCGTGCGCGCAGTGGGCGAGACCGGGCTGGACTTCTATCGCACGCGTGACGACGAGGCGCTGAAGGTGCAAGAGCAGTCGTTTCGCCGGCACATCGACCTGGCGAAGCGGCATGGACTCGCGCTGATGATCCACGACCGCGACGCCCACGATGACGTCTTTGCGGTGCTGGAGTCCGAGGGGGCACCGGACACTGTGGTCTTCCACTGCTTCTCCGGCGATGCGGCGATGGCGCGTCGGTGTGCCGATCTGGGCTACTACATGTCGTTTGCCGGCAACACGACCTTCGCGAAGTCGACCGACCTGCGCGAGGCCGCGGTCGTGGCACCGCGTGAGCTGCTCATGCTGGAGACCGATGCGCCGTTCCTGACGCCGACGCCGTACCGCGGCCGGCCCAACTCGCCCTACCTCACCGCGCTCACGGCGCGGGCGATTGCCGACGAACGCGGCGATGACCTCGGCGAACTGTGCGTCGCGGTGAGCGAGAACGCCGAGCGGGTATACGGCTCCTGGGCCTAA
- a CDS encoding transglycosylase family protein: MRLSYRVGLSILAVIAIVGGTFAFKALGKSVNVVVDGKSQTVSTYSSNVEDVLADADVDVKNRDEVTPSLKSGVKDGAAINVTRARMVNYTIDGVQEAQYLTALTVDDALQELGVADNAEVSAARDEQIPLKGTSLEITTSKDITINVDGQQLTASSTAPDVATLLADNGIVLEQQDYTDPLATTALTPGMTITVNRVRITQVQEVQTIDYQVIEQPDGGLEKGDKKTATEGVEGEQVVTYNVTTTNGAETAKEQAAVQVTKEPVNKVVLVGTAEPAPSTSSSAPSTSSGSGSGGSGSGSGSGGGSGSGGGNTGAQPPADSSGLNWDALAQCESSGNWAINTGNGYYGGVQFDKRTWDAYGGSAYAAYPHQASREQQIAVATQLYNARGIQPWPKCGPKLLS, encoded by the coding sequence GTGCGTCTTTCCTATCGTGTCGGCCTGAGCATCCTCGCGGTTATCGCCATCGTCGGCGGGACCTTCGCGTTCAAGGCCCTCGGCAAGTCCGTGAACGTCGTCGTTGACGGCAAGTCGCAGACCGTATCCACCTACTCATCCAACGTCGAGGACGTCCTGGCCGATGCCGACGTCGACGTGAAGAACCGCGACGAGGTCACCCCGTCGCTGAAGTCCGGCGTCAAGGACGGCGCCGCGATCAACGTGACCCGCGCCCGGATGGTCAACTACACCATCGATGGCGTGCAGGAGGCTCAGTACCTCACCGCCCTCACCGTTGACGACGCGCTGCAGGAGCTTGGCGTCGCTGACAACGCCGAGGTCTCGGCCGCTCGTGACGAGCAGATTCCGCTGAAGGGCACGTCGCTGGAGATCACCACCTCCAAGGACATCACCATCAACGTTGACGGTCAGCAGCTGACCGCCTCCTCGACCGCGCCTGATGTCGCCACGTTGCTGGCCGACAACGGCATCGTGCTGGAGCAGCAGGACTACACCGACCCGCTGGCGACCACCGCGCTGACGCCCGGCATGACGATCACCGTCAACCGCGTGCGCATCACGCAGGTGCAGGAAGTCCAGACGATCGACTACCAGGTCATCGAGCAGCCCGACGGCGGTCTGGAGAAGGGCGACAAGAAGACCGCGACCGAAGGCGTCGAAGGCGAGCAGGTCGTCACCTACAACGTGACCACCACCAATGGCGCGGAGACTGCCAAGGAGCAGGCGGCCGTGCAGGTCACCAAGGAGCCGGTCAACAAGGTCGTGCTGGTCGGCACTGCCGAGCCCGCTCCGAGCACCTCCTCGAGCGCGCCGAGCACCTCCAGCGGCTCCGGCTCCGGCGGCTCTGGCAGCGGCTCTGGTTCCGGCGGTGGCTCCGGCTCCGGCGGCGGCAACACCGGCGCGCAGCCCCCGGCTGACAGCAGTGGCCTGAACTGGGACGCCCTGGCGCAGTGCGAGTCCAGCGGCAACTGGGCCATCAACACCGGCAACGGTTACTACGGCGGCGTGCAGTTCGACAAGCGGACCTGGGATGCCTATGGCGGATCGGCGTACGCCGCATACCCGCACCAGGCGAGCCGTGAGCAGCAGATCGCAGTGGCGACTCAGCTGTACAACGCTCGCGGCATCCAGCCGTGGCCGAAGTGCGGGCCGAAGCTGCTCTCGTAA
- a CDS encoding resuscitation-promoting factor — translation MGRHSAPSKRELRRRDATQAVEHAAPILDETVVTESSEPAAPVADEKPQKSGGFLAGAGLPRRLALGAAASILVAGTVGFIGMGKSVTVVVDGKPVTVTTYSTTVEGALQDAGVDTSDRDEVKPTPASAVEDGTTVDVVRARPVTLNIDGTPTTKWVTALTADEALDELGMTDYALASAGSTAIPLKGASLDVAAPKNVSINVDGGAQQIVTSASTVADALADAGIELGPEDVTDPAREVKPTEGMTVTVTRNDTSTVVEQRDIPFAVVEQSNPDEYVGIDTVATQGVVGKSSVTVQITSVNGIQVSATDVSTEIVTAPVDQVISKGAKQFPAEVEALNWDALAMCESTMNPKAVNKTNGKYFGLYQFSVETWAGVGGTGNPMDASPEEQNARARILFMKYGASQWECGSNLYA, via the coding sequence ATGGGTAGGCACAGCGCGCCGTCGAAGCGCGAACTGCGCCGTCGCGACGCGACGCAGGCAGTCGAGCACGCCGCGCCAATTCTCGATGAGACCGTTGTGACCGAGTCATCGGAGCCTGCCGCCCCGGTCGCTGACGAGAAGCCGCAGAAGTCCGGTGGCTTTCTGGCCGGTGCTGGCCTGCCGCGACGGCTCGCGCTCGGTGCCGCCGCAAGCATCCTCGTGGCCGGCACTGTCGGCTTCATCGGAATGGGCAAGTCCGTCACGGTCGTCGTTGACGGCAAACCGGTCACCGTGACGACGTACTCCACGACCGTGGAGGGCGCCCTGCAAGATGCTGGTGTGGACACCAGTGACCGTGACGAGGTCAAGCCGACCCCGGCGAGCGCGGTCGAAGACGGCACGACCGTGGACGTCGTACGCGCTCGCCCAGTCACGCTCAATATCGACGGCACGCCGACCACGAAGTGGGTCACCGCGCTCACTGCCGACGAAGCGCTCGACGAGCTCGGGATGACCGACTACGCACTCGCCTCGGCCGGGTCAACCGCGATCCCGCTGAAGGGCGCCAGCCTCGACGTCGCGGCCCCGAAGAACGTCTCGATCAACGTCGATGGTGGCGCGCAGCAGATCGTCACCTCCGCGAGCACCGTCGCCGACGCGTTGGCCGATGCCGGCATCGAGCTGGGGCCCGAGGACGTCACTGATCCGGCGCGCGAGGTCAAGCCGACCGAGGGCATGACGGTGACCGTCACCCGCAACGACACCAGCACGGTCGTTGAGCAGCGCGACATCCCGTTTGCGGTCGTCGAGCAGAGCAACCCCGACGAGTACGTCGGCATCGACACCGTGGCGACCCAGGGCGTGGTCGGCAAGTCCAGCGTGACCGTCCAGATCACCAGCGTCAACGGCATTCAAGTATCGGCCACCGACGTCAGCACCGAGATCGTCACCGCTCCGGTCGACCAGGTGATCTCCAAAGGCGCCAAGCAGTTTCCGGCAGAGGTCGAGGCGCTGAACTGGGACGCGCTTGCGATGTGCGAGTCGACGATGAACCCCAAGGCGGTCAACAAGACCAACGGCAAGTACTTCGGGCTCTACCAGTTCTCGGTCGAGACCTGGGCCGGTGTCGGCGGCACCGGCAACCCGATGGACGCGAGCCCTGAGGAGCAGAACGCCCGCGCCCGGATCCTGTTCATGAAGTACGGCGCCTCCCAGTGGGAGTGCGGAAGCAACCTCTACGCCTGA
- the rsmA gene encoding 16S rRNA (adenine(1518)-N(6)/adenine(1519)-N(6))-dimethyltransferase RsmA has product MALLGPARIRELADEVGLRPTKTLGQNFVHDANTVRRIIAAAQLEPDDVVLEVGPGLGSLTLGLLEAGHRVTAVEIDPALAARLPQTVAELAPHAADRLQVVSGDAMRISELPDPQPTAMVANLPYNVSVPVLLHLLATFPSLHRILVMVQAEVAHRLAAAPGSKLYGVPSVKAAWYADVRLSLTVSRQIFWPVPNVDSALVSLTRRPAPRSDVPVQSVFAVVDAAFAQRRKMLRAALGPLFGSSQAATTALEAAGVDPTARGETLDVEDFVSIAQQWDGSGTA; this is encoded by the coding sequence ATGGCCCTGCTCGGCCCTGCTCGGATCCGAGAGCTCGCAGATGAGGTCGGTCTGCGTCCGACGAAGACCCTCGGACAAAACTTTGTGCACGACGCGAATACCGTGCGCCGGATTATCGCGGCGGCGCAGCTGGAGCCCGATGACGTGGTCCTTGAGGTCGGTCCGGGTCTTGGCTCGCTGACGCTGGGCCTGCTGGAGGCTGGGCACCGGGTAACGGCGGTCGAGATTGACCCAGCGTTGGCGGCGCGACTGCCGCAGACCGTGGCCGAGCTGGCGCCGCACGCGGCCGACCGGCTGCAGGTGGTCAGTGGCGACGCGATGCGGATCAGCGAGCTGCCAGATCCGCAGCCAACGGCGATGGTGGCCAACCTGCCCTATAACGTCTCGGTGCCGGTGTTGCTGCACCTGCTCGCTACTTTCCCTTCCCTGCATCGCATCTTGGTGATGGTGCAGGCTGAGGTCGCGCACCGGCTCGCGGCCGCGCCGGGCTCGAAGCTGTACGGCGTACCGTCGGTCAAGGCTGCCTGGTACGCCGATGTGCGGCTGTCGCTTACGGTCAGTCGGCAGATCTTCTGGCCGGTGCCGAATGTCGACTCGGCGCTCGTGTCGCTGACCCGCAGGCCGGCGCCGCGCTCCGACGTACCCGTGCAGTCGGTGTTCGCGGTCGTCGATGCGGCCTTTGCACAGCGGCGCAAGATGCTGCGCGCCGCGCTCGGTCCGCTTTTTGGCTCCTCTCAGGCCGCTACCACCGCACTCGAAGCCGCCGGGGTCGACCCGACCGCGCGCGGGGAAACCCTGGACGTGGAAGACTTCGTGTCTATAGCCCAGCAGTGGGACGGCTCAGGGACCGCCTAG
- a CDS encoding 4-(cytidine 5'-diphospho)-2-C-methyl-D-erythritol kinase codes for MSAPIRVDEYVVARAPAKINLHLGVGAVREDGFHELATVFCALSLSDEVIANAAHGLSVSTSGEGADEVPDDERNLAWRAAAALAERAGVSADVELSINKQIPVAAGLAGGSADAAATLIACDALWQTGAAKADLIEIAAELGSDVAFSLTGGLALGTGRGELLSPVLAAGKWHWVLAVARGGLSTAQVYAELDRLREGQEEIPLLTPDRLMNALRARDLDLLGENLHNDMEPAAYSLMPELRRTRRAGLQEGAVAAVMCGSGPTFAFLTEDEESAIDLAAAISALDVARTVRTATGPVTGARIVA; via the coding sequence ATGAGCGCACCGATTCGGGTTGACGAGTATGTCGTCGCCCGAGCGCCGGCGAAGATCAACCTGCATCTTGGCGTCGGGGCGGTGCGTGAGGACGGCTTCCACGAGCTGGCGACGGTTTTTTGCGCCTTGTCGCTGAGCGACGAGGTGATCGCGAACGCGGCTCACGGGTTGAGTGTGAGCACCTCCGGTGAGGGTGCCGACGAGGTCCCCGACGACGAACGCAACCTCGCGTGGCGGGCCGCAGCGGCGCTCGCCGAACGGGCCGGGGTCTCGGCCGATGTCGAGCTGTCGATCAACAAGCAGATTCCGGTCGCCGCCGGGCTCGCCGGGGGCAGCGCTGACGCTGCGGCGACGTTGATCGCCTGCGATGCGCTGTGGCAGACCGGTGCGGCGAAGGCCGACCTGATCGAGATTGCGGCCGAGCTCGGCAGCGACGTCGCGTTTTCCTTGACTGGGGGACTGGCACTCGGCACCGGACGCGGTGAGCTGCTGTCTCCGGTGCTGGCCGCCGGAAAGTGGCACTGGGTGCTTGCGGTGGCACGCGGTGGGCTGTCAACGGCGCAGGTGTACGCCGAGCTGGACCGGCTGCGCGAAGGCCAGGAGGAGATCCCGCTGCTGACGCCGGACCGTCTGATGAACGCGTTGCGCGCGCGAGACCTGGATCTGCTCGGGGAGAACCTGCACAACGACATGGAGCCTGCGGCGTACTCGCTGATGCCCGAGTTGCGGCGTACCCGTCGCGCTGGGCTTCAGGAGGGCGCGGTGGCCGCGGTGATGTGCGGGTCCGGTCCGACGTTTGCATTCTTGACCGAAGACGAGGAGTCGGCGATCGACCTGGCGGCGGCGATCTCCGCGCTGGATGTCGCACGCACGGTGCGTACGGCGACCGGCCCGGTCACCGGAGCGCGGATCGTCGCCTAG
- a CDS encoding TetR/AcrR family transcriptional regulator codes for MRMTGAQRRQQLVEIGRVIFAERGFDGTSIEEIAARANVSKPVVYEHFGGKEGLYAVVVDREMSTLLERFETALASGHPRQLLEKAALVLLDYIENDTDGFKVLTRDAPVGSAGGNFSSLINDVASRVEHILDRSFKAGGYETKLAALYSQALVGMVVMTGQWWLEARKPKKDVVAAHLVNLAWNGLSHLEAKPTLRLSPKK; via the coding sequence ATGCGAATGACCGGGGCACAGCGACGCCAGCAGCTTGTCGAGATCGGTCGGGTCATCTTCGCCGAACGCGGTTTTGACGGCACCTCGATCGAGGAGATCGCGGCGCGGGCGAACGTGAGCAAACCGGTCGTCTACGAGCACTTCGGTGGCAAGGAAGGGCTGTACGCCGTCGTCGTGGACCGCGAGATGTCGACGCTGCTGGAGCGGTTCGAAACAGCTCTCGCCAGCGGGCACCCGCGCCAACTGCTGGAGAAGGCGGCACTGGTGCTGCTGGACTACATCGAAAACGACACCGACGGATTCAAGGTGCTCACCCGCGACGCGCCGGTCGGCAGCGCCGGAGGCAACTTCTCCAGCCTGATCAACGACGTTGCCTCCCGGGTCGAGCACATCCTGGACCGCTCGTTCAAGGCCGGTGGTTACGAGACCAAGCTCGCCGCGCTCTACTCCCAGGCCCTCGTCGGGATGGTCGTGATGACCGGGCAGTGGTGGCTTGAGGCGCGTAAGCCTAAGAAGGACGTCGTCGCGGCCCACCTGGTCAACCTGGCCTGGAACGGCCTGTCGCATCTTGAGGCCAAGCCAACGCTTCGCCTCTCTCCGAAGAAGTAG
- a CDS encoding acyl-CoA desaturase, whose protein sequence is MTPPTATTVRPSHDSTKAAPAGRAPAPTLDAERLPLAQYLVLYVYVLFPIVAIIAAVPLAWGSFIGWVDIALGVVFYFVGLLGITVGFHRHFTHGSFKAKMPLRVALGIAGSMAIQGPLLQWVADHRRHHAYSDRDGDPHSPWRYGTSAGALAKGLFWAHVGWIFDRERTNKERFAPDLIKNTALNRVSRLFGLWALLSLFLPAIIGGLVTWSWMGAVTAFFWAGLVRLFLLQHVTWSINSICHAVGERPFSSRDMSANYWPLAILSAGESWHNLHHADPTAARHGVMRGQIDMSARLIWVFEKLGWAHNVKWPSPERVKAKLADAPA, encoded by the coding sequence ATGACTCCTCCGACGGCCACGACCGTTCGCCCGAGCCACGACAGCACGAAAGCAGCCCCGGCGGGGCGTGCTCCTGCTCCCACCCTCGACGCTGAGCGACTGCCGCTGGCGCAGTATCTGGTGCTCTACGTCTACGTTCTCTTCCCCATCGTGGCGATCATCGCCGCCGTACCCCTCGCCTGGGGCTCGTTCATCGGCTGGGTCGATATCGCCCTCGGCGTCGTGTTCTACTTCGTCGGCCTGCTCGGCATCACCGTCGGGTTCCACCGGCACTTCACCCACGGCTCCTTCAAGGCAAAGATGCCGCTGCGTGTCGCGCTCGGCATCGCCGGTTCGATGGCGATTCAGGGTCCGCTGCTGCAGTGGGTGGCCGATCATCGCCGCCACCACGCCTACTCCGACCGCGACGGCGACCCGCACTCGCCGTGGCGCTACGGCACGAGCGCGGGCGCGCTCGCCAAGGGCCTGTTCTGGGCGCACGTCGGCTGGATCTTCGACCGCGAGCGCACCAACAAAGAGCGGTTTGCACCGGACCTGATCAAGAACACCGCACTGAACCGCGTCAGCCGCCTGTTTGGCCTGTGGGCGCTGCTGAGCCTGTTCCTGCCGGCCATCATCGGCGGCCTCGTGACCTGGTCCTGGATGGGTGCGGTGACCGCGTTCTTCTGGGCCGGGCTGGTGCGCCTGTTCCTGCTGCAGCACGTCACCTGGAGCATCAACTCGATCTGCCACGCAGTCGGTGAGCGTCCGTTCTCCTCACGCGACATGTCCGCGAACTACTGGCCGCTGGCGATCCTGTCGGCCGGCGAGTCGTGGCACAACCTGCACCACGCAGACCCCACCGCGGCGCGGCACGGCGTGATGCGCGGACAGATCGACATGTCGGCGCGGCTCATCTGGGTCTTCGAGAAGCTCGGCTGGGCGCACAACGTCAAGTGGCCGTCCCCGGAGCGAGTGAAGGCCAAGCTCGCTGACGCTCCTGCCTGA